The following proteins are co-located in the Triticum aestivum cultivar Chinese Spring chromosome 1A, IWGSC CS RefSeq v2.1, whole genome shotgun sequence genome:
- the LOC123056065 gene encoding 26S proteasome regulatory subunit RPN13 translates to MESSEPLQDIMCEFRAGKMSLEGTRVIPDTRKGLVRIGRGEEGLIHFQWLDRGQNIVEDDQIVFPDEAVFEKVTESSGRVYILKFRHDNRKFFLWMQETNADGDSQICRQVNAYINRPLDGDAISIEAEMSHEDTADDDISSRAGNLVDQSMTADMAGEVTSAAGPVRLSDLQRILSSIQPSDAMADPDAGLRLGDILKPELILPLIETLPIEQLASHLPEGSWTASDILELLQSPPLRQQLDAFTHVLQTGQIDLAQFGVDPSKYKFTVASFLEALEDSVAKACTDGDNDSKAKKDGGNDPMDET, encoded by the exons ATGGAGAGCAGTGAACCACTCCAG GATATAATGTGTGAGTTCCGTGCTGGTAAGATGTCTCTTGAGGGGACACGGGTGATCCCAGACACACGCAAGGGACTTGTTCGTATTGGAAGG GGTGAAGAAGGCTTGATTCATTTTCAGTGGCTTGACCGTGGACAAAACATAGTTGAAGAT GATCAAATTGTCTTCCCTGATGAGGCTGTCTTTGAGAAG GTAACAGAATCTTCTGGAAGGGTGTACATCTTGAAGTTCAGGCATGATAACAGGAAATTCTTCCTATGGATGCAG GAGACAAATGCTGATGGGGACTCGCAAATATGCCGCCAAGTTAATGCCTACATAAATCGGCCCTTGG ATGGCGATGCAATTTCTATTGAAGCAGAAATGTCACATGAAGATACAGCTGATGATGACATCTCTTCCAG AGCTGGGAATTTAGTTGATCAGAGCATGACCGCTGATATGGCTGGTGAAGTGACTTCTGCCGCTGGACCTGTACGACTGTCTGACCTTCAGAGAATATTGAGTTCTATACAACCATCTG ATGCTATGGCAGATCCTGATGCTG GATTGAGACTAGGAGACATCTTGAAGCCTGAATTGATATTGCCCCTAATTGAAACTTTGCCCATTGAACAGTTGGCATCACATCTTCCAGAG GGTTCTTGGACTGCTAGTGATATTCTTGAGCTGCTGCAAAGTCCTCCTTTGCGACAGCAACTGGATGCCTTTACTCAT GTGCTGCAGACTGGCCAAATAGATCTTGCTCAGTTTGGAGTGGACCCTAGTAAAT ACAAGTTCACAGTTGCCTCATTCCTGGAGGCATTGGAAGACTCCGTGGCAAAAGCTTGTACAGATGGAGACAATGATTCAAAGGCCAAGAAAGATGGTGGAAATGATCCCATGGATGAGACTTGA